A window of Juglans regia cultivar Chandler chromosome 7, Walnut 2.0, whole genome shotgun sequence contains these coding sequences:
- the LOC108984923 gene encoding uncharacterized protein LOC108984923 codes for MANPSGSHQEASSSPFNGHAAADGNTSNGNSGAPPENQVMKHNTGISLDWTADEQAILEEGLVNFSSEPALRCYSMIAMNLPDKLVRDVALRCRWMTKKENSKRRKDEHNLTRKHKDKKEKVNDPSVKSSPFAAQPNVPTYAPPAMDNDDGISFKAIGGATGESLEQNAQALHQISINLSAMQLQDNISLFCQIRDNIHKIMNDLSLNGTPEVMKQMPPLPVKLNEELANSMLNRTNLPMQ; via the exons ATGGCTAACCCGTCTGGAAGCCATCAAGAGGCATCGTCTTCTCCGTTCAATGGCCACGCGGCCGCTGATGGGAACACGAGCAATGGGAATTCAGGTGCGCCTCCGGAGAACCAGGTCATGAAGCACAACACGGGAATCTCCTTGGACTGGACCGCGGACGAGCAGGCCATACTCGAAGAAGGGCTCGTCAA CTTTAGCTCAGAACCGGCCTTAAGATGCTACTCAATGATTGCTATGAATCTGCCAGATAAGCTTGTTCGGGATGTGGCATTGCGCTGTCGATGGATGACT aaaaaagaaaatagcaaGAGACGGAAGGATGAACATAATTTAACAAGGAAACACAAAGACAAAAAG GAAAAAGTCAATGATCCTTCAGTTAAGTCATCTCCCTTTGCGGCACAGCCGAATGTTCCCACATATGCTCCACCAGCAATGGATAATGATGATGGCATCTCATTCAAAG CTATTGGTGGTGCCACGGGAGAGAGTCTGGAGCAAAATGCACAGGCCTTACATCAAATTTCTATAAACCTTTCAGCTATGCAG CTGCAGGACAACATAAGTCTCTTCTGTCAAATCCGCGATAACATCCACAAAATCATGAATGA CTTGAGCTTGAATGGCACGCCGGAGGTAATGAAGCAAATGCCACCACTGCCAGTGAAGTTGAATGAAGAGCTAGCTAACTCCATGCTTAATCGCACAAACCTTCCAATGCAATGA